One region of Oryza sativa Japonica Group chromosome 5, ASM3414082v1 genomic DNA includes:
- the LOC4338169 gene encoding uncharacterized protein codes for MLRRATTSLSRRAACATLLRRLPPRPATTLERHPPVHPGLRPAAAAAVQLRRLSDFGVSVPRRMARRSPPTRPEGYSTSDSEADGWSVSEDDEEEVEEVQLEPMSVDDVAAGKEWEGFTLEYDHEHDLDADDEDAAE; via the coding sequence ATGCTCCGGCGGGCGACCACCTCgctgagccgccgcgccgcctgcgccaccctgctccgccgcctccctccccggccggcgacgacgcttGAGCGCCACCCGCCGGTCCACCCCGGCCTccgccccgcggcggcggcggcggtgcagctTCGGCGCCTCAGCGACTTCGGCGTGTCGGTCCCCCGGCGCATGGCGCGGCGGAGTCCTCCCACCAGGCCCGAGGGTTACTCCACCTCCGACAGCGAGGCGGACGGGTGGTCCGTTAGCGaggatgacgaggaggaggtggaggaggttcAGTTGGAGCCCATGTCCGTCGATGACGtcgcggcggggaaggagtggGAGGGGTTCACATTGGAGTACGACCACGAGCACGACCTCGACGCCGATGATGAGGATGCCGCGGAGTAG